One Peromyscus leucopus breed LL Stock chromosome 20, UCI_PerLeu_2.1, whole genome shotgun sequence genomic region harbors:
- the Maff gene encoding transcription factor MafF isoform X2, whose protein sequence is MSVDPLSSKALKVKRELSENTPHLSDEALMGLSVRELNRNLRGLSAEEVTRLKQRRRTLKNRGYAASCRVKRVCQKEELQKQKSELEREVDKLARENAAMRLELDALRGKCEALQGFARSVAAARGPAALVAPASVITIVKSAPGPAPAPDPAPCS, encoded by the coding sequence GTGAAGCGCGAGCTGAGCGAGAACACGCCGCACCTGTCGGATGAGGCGCTGATGGGGTTGTCGGTGCGCGAGCTGAACCGGAACCTGCGCGGTCTGTCGGCGGAGGAGGTGACGCGGCTCaagcagcggcggcgcacgctcAAGAACCGCGGCTACGCGGCCAGCTGCCGGGTGAAGCGCGTGTGCCAGAAGGAGGAGCTGCAGAAGCAGAAGTCGGAGCTGGAGCGCGAGGTGGACAAGCTGGCGCGCGAGAACGCCGCCATGCGCCTGGAGCTCGACGCGCTGCGCGGCAAGTGTGAGGCGCTGCAGGGCTTCGCGCGCTCGGTGGCCGCCGCCCGCGGCCCGGCCGCGCTGGTGGCCCCCGCCAGCGTCATCACCATCGTCAAGTCggcgcccggccccgcccccgcccctgaCCCCGCCCCCTGCTCTTAG